One Dethiosulfovibrio faecalis DNA window includes the following coding sequences:
- the murJ gene encoding murein biosynthesis integral membrane protein MurJ: MNRIKSFVRSLTKDRSALGSSIVMTAITVVSKAMGYGRMVLMAVMFGASAGMDSYYVAIGALTLLAGTAQNTLESAVLPILAMAEKEGRDRDFMASVFRIAVAITLFVVVVLGLFSLPYVSLFALHFDQERLIIASRMLLLLLPWGIATVLNGFMISWSTHKGRYTLSSVATSPFNLVMLPLMVLLATRWGSYSLAVAQSVALVLCSILFWRLLRGFPLRYRSVPRDLLGKAGRDSLLCLGLAGASSLYLATDRFFASSLPVGNVSAISYASVVFGLPLGFAVAPLLMYLSKSSKAVAQRGEARGQLKGALSIGWAYFMICGMAMMAVSKPLVTLVFNYGAFDSYATDLTSACLSALAIALPFALWQTVLFRYIQSIGRLSLVVSWSYVSILINALLDWFFASRFGAPGICFATSLVWLISSFVYMTRLTPGLFREIAAPIACQLFVAALWVVPLKLFLSGTIIPLTVALFSVILHVLICEKLGFYRDLPESWRPVFILKLVVGKVFRS; this comes from the coding sequence GTGAATAGAATAAAATCTTTCGTGCGGTCGCTGACAAAAGATAGGTCCGCTTTGGGAAGCTCCATCGTAATGACTGCAATCACTGTGGTCAGCAAGGCGATGGGTTACGGACGGATGGTGTTGATGGCCGTAATGTTCGGAGCTTCCGCCGGAATGGATTCTTACTATGTGGCAATCGGGGCTTTGACTCTGCTGGCGGGAACTGCTCAGAATACCCTTGAGTCGGCGGTGCTTCCCATCCTTGCGATGGCGGAAAAAGAGGGGCGAGATCGTGATTTTATGGCCTCGGTTTTTCGGATCGCCGTGGCGATAACCCTGTTCGTGGTGGTTGTGCTTGGTCTTTTCTCTCTCCCTTACGTAAGTCTTTTCGCCCTTCATTTCGACCAGGAAAGGCTGATAATCGCTTCCAGGATGCTGCTCTTGCTGCTGCCCTGGGGAATCGCCACTGTGTTGAACGGCTTCATGATTTCCTGGTCCACCCACAAGGGCAGATATACCCTCTCGTCCGTCGCCACCTCTCCCTTCAATCTGGTGATGTTGCCCTTGATGGTGTTATTAGCTACGAGGTGGGGTAGCTACAGCCTTGCCGTAGCCCAAAGCGTGGCCCTTGTCCTGTGTTCCATTCTATTCTGGCGGCTTCTGAGGGGCTTCCCATTGAGATATCGGTCCGTTCCTCGGGATCTGTTAGGCAAGGCCGGGCGAGATAGTCTTTTGTGTCTGGGTTTGGCGGGTGCCAGCTCCCTTTATCTGGCTACCGATCGTTTTTTCGCGTCTTCTCTTCCGGTGGGGAACGTTTCCGCCATAAGCTATGCCAGCGTGGTGTTCGGGTTGCCTTTGGGGTTTGCCGTCGCTCCCTTGCTTATGTATCTCAGCAAGTCCAGCAAGGCCGTGGCCCAACGTGGAGAGGCCAGAGGGCAGTTAAAAGGGGCCTTGTCCATCGGTTGGGCCTACTTTATGATCTGCGGGATGGCCATGATGGCGGTATCGAAGCCCCTTGTGACATTGGTGTTCAACTACGGCGCTTTCGATTCCTACGCCACGGACCTTACCTCAGCCTGCCTTTCGGCTTTGGCGATCGCATTGCCTTTCGCATTATGGCAGACGGTGCTTTTTCGATATATACAGTCGATCGGCAGGCTAAGCTTGGTGGTGTCCTGGAGTTATGTTTCGATTCTAATAAACGCCCTGTTGGATTGGTTTTTTGCCTCTCGTTTCGGAGCTCCCGGCATATGTTTCGCCACCAGCCTGGTATGGCTGATATCCTCTTTCGTTTATATGACCAGGTTGACTCCCGGCCTCTTCAGGGAGATAGCGGCTCCCATAGCGTGTCAGCTGTTTGTGGCGGCTCTGTGGGTCGTACCGTTGAAGTTGTTTCTTTCTGGCACGATAATTCCCTTGACGGTGGCCCTTTTCTCTGTAATCCTTCATGTATTGATCTGTGAAAAATTAGGATTTTACAGAGACCTGCCTGAATCTTGGAGGCCTGTATTTATCTTGAAACTGGTGGTCGGCAAGGTTTTTCGTAGTTAG
- a CDS encoding sigma-70 family RNA polymerase sigma factor — MHQEKGKTVGPIDESKLIGGDCPCDGTDDILDLEELVLRYLPLIKSLAKRYAGRGADFEELLGEAACHALELIIKCPDERPLPLYLSNMLPGRVRDAAEKLRRQADHGSFEEMAETGYEPEDPNPLYNPKLLLAGIPIDPQEFLLVEDLLRGLRQSEIAKDLGCSQQNVSVMVRKLRKKLADFLKDLL, encoded by the coding sequence ATGCACCAGGAAAAAGGAAAAACCGTAGGACCTATAGACGAAAGCAAACTCATCGGAGGGGACTGCCCCTGCGACGGAACCGACGACATTCTCGATCTGGAGGAACTGGTGCTTCGATACCTGCCCCTTATAAAAAGCCTGGCGAAACGCTACGCCGGGCGGGGCGCCGACTTCGAGGAACTTTTGGGCGAGGCTGCCTGTCATGCACTGGAGCTCATAATAAAATGTCCGGACGAACGGCCCCTGCCCCTCTACCTGTCCAACATGCTTCCCGGCAGGGTAAGAGACGCCGCGGAAAAACTCCGTCGTCAGGCGGACCACGGCAGCTTCGAGGAGATGGCCGAGACCGGCTACGAGCCGGAGGATCCGAACCCACTATACAACCCCAAGCTTCTGCTTGCGGGAATACCCATAGATCCCCAGGAATTTCTGCTGGTTGAAGACCTTCTTCGAGGTCTGAGGCAAAGCGAGATAGCGAAAGACCTGGGATGCTCCCAGCAAAACGTCAGCGTCATGGTCAGAAAGCTGAGAAAAAAGCTGGCGGATTTTCTGAAAGACCTGCTGTAA
- the wecB gene encoding non-hydrolyzing UDP-N-acetylglucosamine 2-epimerase, whose product MPKVISLVGARPQFVKEAMIYKEVRRLSAWDHVLVHSGQHYDASMSGAFFDQLSIKNPDHSMDIGSGSHGAMTARALERFEAVLLEERPDMVLVYGDTNTTVAGALAASKLKIPVAHVEAGIRQNPKDMPEEINRVVTDHLSRYLFTCSRTAANNLANEGITQGVHNVGDVMYDLFLMMRSSFDGAVTEKLGLKPNRFVLVTLHRDFNVDDERKLGEILKGLSELGKTLDLEIVFPAHPRTSKRIEEFGLSGLTDGIKIVSPVGYFQLMGLAENCAFAVTDSGGFQKEAVFAGKRALVIMPDTGWRELTDCGWNLLAEPNSEDIVKKGLSIAQTDGTTPPTPYGDGNAAEKIVLALRSILKGATQ is encoded by the coding sequence TTGCCCAAGGTAATCTCCCTCGTAGGAGCTCGGCCCCAGTTCGTCAAAGAGGCCATGATATACAAAGAGGTGCGCCGTCTTTCCGCCTGGGATCACGTGCTGGTCCACTCGGGACAGCATTACGACGCCTCCATGTCCGGAGCCTTCTTCGACCAGCTATCCATAAAAAATCCGGATCACTCCATGGACATAGGCAGCGGGTCCCACGGAGCTATGACGGCCCGCGCCCTCGAGCGTTTCGAGGCGGTGCTGCTGGAAGAACGGCCCGACATGGTCCTCGTCTACGGCGACACCAACACCACCGTGGCCGGAGCCCTGGCGGCATCCAAGCTTAAAATCCCCGTGGCTCACGTAGAGGCGGGCATAAGGCAAAACCCCAAGGACATGCCGGAGGAGATAAACAGAGTCGTCACGGACCATCTGTCCAGATATCTCTTCACCTGTTCTCGAACAGCGGCAAACAACCTGGCGAATGAGGGAATAACCCAAGGCGTCCACAACGTAGGAGACGTCATGTACGACCTTTTTCTCATGATGCGTTCCAGCTTCGACGGAGCAGTCACGGAAAAACTGGGTCTGAAGCCGAATCGCTTCGTTCTGGTGACCCTTCACAGGGACTTCAACGTGGACGACGAACGAAAGCTCGGCGAGATCCTAAAGGGCCTCTCCGAGCTGGGAAAGACCCTCGATCTGGAGATAGTCTTCCCCGCCCATCCCAGAACGTCGAAGAGGATAGAGGAGTTCGGCCTCTCCGGCCTGACGGACGGCATCAAGATCGTTTCCCCCGTGGGATACTTTCAGCTCATGGGGTTGGCTGAAAACTGCGCCTTCGCCGTTACCGACAGCGGTGGATTTCAGAAAGAAGCCGTCTTCGCCGGAAAAAGGGCCCTGGTTATAATGCCCGACACCGGCTGGAGAGAGCTTACCGACTGCGGCTGGAACCTCCTGGCGGAGCCTAACTCGGAGGACATAGTAAAAAAAGGACTCTCCATCGCCCAAACCGACGGAACGACACCGCCCACCCCCTACGGCGACGGAAATGCGGCGGAGAAGATAGTTCTCGCCTTGAGATCGATACTGAAAGGAGCCACCCAATGA
- a CDS encoding type II toxin-antitoxin system RelB/DinJ family antitoxin, with translation MTACDSSIRVRIDSETKQKASEALSQMGLSISDAVRMTLVQIGTSGRLPFPVEIPNATTRQAMAEVASGEGKEFQSLDDLYEDLGI, from the coding sequence ATGACCGCCTGTGATAGTTCTATCAGAGTTCGCATAGACAGCGAAACCAAACAGAAAGCATCGGAAGCCCTTTCGCAGATGGGGCTATCCATATCCGACGCCGTCAGGATGACGCTGGTACAGATCGGAACGAGCGGACGACTTCCATTCCCGGTAGAGATCCCCAACGCTACTACCCGCCAGGCTATGGCCGAGGTCGCTTCCGGAGAAGGAAAAGAATTTCAGTCTCTCGACGACCTGTATGAAGACCTCGGTATCTGA
- a CDS encoding acyltransferase, translating to MINSPCPESATIGQNVVIEKDVRIGENVRIGHNVVIRSGVHIGDGSIILDGAILGKCPAKAGLSATTGEAVELPPLVLGKSVTVGACCVIYRGAEIGNSVFFGDCATVREDVTIGELTIIGRGATVENKTTIGKRCKIESNAYITAMSTVEDYCFIAPCVAFSNDNYLGRTEERKKHFAGPVLRKGARIGANATLLPGVEIGKDALVAAGAVVTKNVPSETVVAGCPAKEMKPVPEEQLIENQTYYEG from the coding sequence ATGATAAACAGCCCTTGCCCCGAAAGCGCCACGATCGGACAGAACGTGGTGATAGAGAAAGACGTTCGGATAGGAGAAAACGTCCGGATCGGTCACAACGTGGTCATAAGGTCCGGCGTTCATATAGGCGACGGCTCCATCATCCTGGACGGAGCCATACTGGGCAAATGCCCCGCCAAGGCGGGCCTCTCCGCCACCACAGGCGAGGCCGTGGAACTTCCCCCTCTGGTGCTTGGCAAATCTGTAACGGTAGGGGCCTGCTGTGTTATCTATCGCGGGGCCGAAATTGGAAATTCCGTCTTCTTCGGCGACTGCGCCACCGTCCGAGAGGATGTAACCATCGGCGAACTCACCATAATCGGCAGAGGAGCCACCGTGGAAAACAAGACGACCATCGGCAAAAGATGCAAAATAGAGAGCAACGCCTACATAACCGCCATGAGCACCGTGGAGGACTACTGTTTCATAGCCCCCTGCGTGGCCTTCTCCAACGACAACTACCTGGGTCGAACCGAAGAGCGTAAAAAACACTTCGCCGGACCGGTCCTCCGAAAAGGAGCCAGAATAGGGGCCAACGCGACCTTGCTTCCCGGAGTGGAAATAGGTAAAGACGCCCTCGTCGCGGCGGGAGCGGTGGTCACCAAAAACGTTCCATCCGAAACGGTGGTGGCAGGATGCCCCGCCAAAGAGATGAAACCGGTACCGGAAGAGCAGCTCATAGAAAACCAGACATATTACGAAGGATAA
- a CDS encoding MBOAT family O-acyltransferase — protein MLFNSYAFLFVFLPITWVLFRFACSRHVTDVAIAVLTVASLAFYSYWNPPFVFLILFSILFNYSWGRIIEKSIDRGKSGKAWLYVGVAVNLCLIGYFKYANFIMSNAAWLGGWSWTTRDIFLPLGISFFTFQQIAYLIDCSRGLAKEHAFTHYALFVTFFPQLIAGPIVRYDQIMPQFSRLRTFGLSYRNLAMGVTLLTLGLFKKLVIADTLSPWVAAVFDGSDTVTFFEGWAGALCYTFQIYFDFSGYSDMALGLGRMFNIDLPINFDSPYKATSIIDFWRRWHISLSTFLRDYLYIPLGGSRKGSMRRYANLMTTMLLGGLWHGASWNFVVWGGLHGLFLSINHVFRSVFPRRDGRPSFLSRVLSWGLTFPSVVVAWVFFRATTFSRAWDILGGMFGFNGAVLPPNYMPIAAGRRILEALGVDFYYPFSWGILNPRKELLFIFYCFLAVIVLPNSYEWSKAFFRRKRFRFLWAVVLGGLLGVSVCFLNRISEFLYFQF, from the coding sequence GTGTTATTCAATTCCTATGCGTTTCTCTTCGTTTTTCTGCCGATAACGTGGGTTCTCTTCCGCTTCGCCTGTTCCAGACACGTAACCGACGTGGCGATAGCGGTTCTGACCGTGGCCTCTCTGGCGTTCTACTCCTACTGGAATCCCCCCTTCGTCTTCCTCATACTGTTCTCCATACTTTTCAACTACTCCTGGGGCAGGATCATAGAGAAGAGCATCGACAGGGGCAAAAGCGGCAAGGCGTGGCTTTACGTGGGGGTGGCGGTGAACCTGTGTCTCATAGGCTACTTCAAATACGCCAACTTCATCATGTCCAACGCGGCCTGGCTGGGCGGATGGAGCTGGACGACCAGAGACATCTTTCTTCCTCTTGGGATATCGTTCTTTACCTTCCAGCAGATAGCCTATCTCATCGACTGTTCCAGGGGACTGGCCAAGGAACACGCCTTCACCCACTACGCACTGTTCGTCACGTTCTTTCCCCAGCTCATAGCCGGACCTATAGTGCGATACGACCAGATAATGCCCCAGTTCTCCCGCCTGAGAACCTTCGGCCTGAGCTACAGAAACCTTGCCATGGGTGTAACCCTGCTCACCCTGGGACTGTTCAAGAAACTCGTCATAGCGGACACCCTTTCGCCCTGGGTGGCGGCGGTGTTCGACGGCTCCGACACGGTAACCTTCTTCGAGGGCTGGGCTGGAGCGCTGTGCTACACATTCCAGATATACTTCGATTTTTCCGGGTACTCGGACATGGCTCTGGGGCTGGGTAGGATGTTCAACATCGACCTGCCGATAAACTTCGACTCGCCCTATAAAGCCACGTCGATAATAGACTTCTGGCGGCGATGGCACATATCCCTCTCCACCTTCCTCAGGGACTACCTCTACATTCCTCTGGGGGGCAGCAGAAAGGGCTCGATGCGCCGTTACGCCAACCTCATGACCACCATGCTTTTGGGAGGCCTTTGGCACGGCGCTTCCTGGAACTTCGTGGTTTGGGGCGGGCTTCACGGACTGTTCCTGTCGATAAACCACGTCTTTCGCTCCGTCTTTCCCAGACGGGACGGGAGACCGTCTTTTTTATCCCGCGTTCTTTCGTGGGGGCTGACCTTTCCGTCCGTCGTCGTGGCGTGGGTTTTCTTTAGAGCCACCACCTTCTCCAGAGCCTGGGACATACTAGGGGGAATGTTCGGGTTTAACGGTGCGGTTCTTCCGCCGAACTATATGCCCATCGCGGCGGGAAGAAGGATATTGGAGGCTTTGGGGGTGGACTTTTACTATCCTTTTTCATGGGGAATCTTGAATCCTAGAAAAGAACTCTTGTTTATATTTTATTGTTTTTTGGCGGTAATTGTTCTTCCTAATAGCTACGAATGGAGTAAGGCTTTTTTCAGAAGAAAGCGGTTCAGATTCCTTTGGGCCGTCGTCTTAGGTGGTCTGCTGGGGGTAAGCGTATGTTTCCTCAACCGAATATCCGAATTCCTGTACTTTCAGTTTTGA
- a CDS encoding type II toxin-antitoxin system YafQ family toxin → MKTSVSDAEAETINSVQYNDHSMLGNWGSHRSLHIEPDWILIYKVDQQTISLIRTGTHSDILKRKGPGRKAGSFSCLSLHLVIG, encoded by the coding sequence ATGAAGACCTCGGTATCTGATGCCGAAGCTGAAACGATCAACTCAGTTCAATACAATGATCATTCCATGCTAGGAAACTGGGGCAGCCATCGCTCGCTTCATATAGAACCCGATTGGATCCTGATATACAAAGTCGACCAACAAACCATTTCACTGATCAGAACCGGCACCCACTCCGATATCCTCAAAAGAAAAGGGCCCGGCCGAAAGGCCGGGTCCTTTTCGTGTCTTTCCCTCCATCTCGTGATAGGATAA